GACATACCCACCGGGATGGTTCTGGGCTCGGATCGCTTCTGGGAGATCTGGGGGCTCGAACGTCGTGAAAGCATCCATATCAGTGCGCTTGAAGCTATCGTGGTTCCCGAGCACAGCGATGTTCGATCGACGGAAGATACGCGTCAGTCCGGCACTGCCCAACCCAATGTCGAGTACCGTATAAAACGCCCCGATACAGGCGAGATTCGTTGGTTGTCGCGCCATATCGAGTTTGTCCACGACGGCATGGGCAAGCCGATCAAGATGTACGGCATCATGCAGGACATCACCGATGAAAAGGAGGCTCAGGCTCGCCAGCAGATGCTGACGCACGAGCTTGAGCACCGTATCAAGAATATTCTCGCAATGGTGTCTGCCATTGCATCACGCACACTGCGCAATACAGACCTGGAGACGGCGCGTGTGTCATTTACCGAGCGGCTGCAGGCGCTGGCCACTGCACACGACATTCTGACAAGCACCAAGTGGACGACGGCGTCGATTGGTGACGTCGTGAATGCCACCATCGTTCCTCTGCCGGGCGAGCAAATCCAAGCGAGCGGCCCGTCGGTCATGTTGCAGCCCAAGGCGGCTCTCTCGTTGGCGCTCGCCATTAACGAACTCGGTACAAATGCATTGAAATATGGGGCGCTTTCGGTGCCTCATGGACAGGTGAATATCCAGTGGAGCGTTCAGAACCTCAATGGCCAAAAAATGCTGACATGGCGTTGGGCCGAGAGCGGTGGACCAGCTGTGGAAGAACCAACGCGGAACGGATTCGGATCTTTCCTCGTTACACGCGTATTGGGTGGTGACTTTGGTGGTACGGCCACCTTGGGTTACCTGCCCGCAGGGGTAGTTTGCGAACTGACAGCGCCCCTGGATAACGGCCAAGTGGCAGGAATGCACCAATGACAAAAATGTCCGGCGGCGTTGTGCTCGTTGTAGAAGACGAAGCCCTTCTCTTGTTCTCGATTGCCGATGAGTTACGGGATCTGGGTTTTGATGTCCTTGAGGCACGTAATGCAGATGAGGCTCTGTCGCGCCTGGAAGCGCACGACGAGATTGCCGCGGTTTTCACTGACATTGATATGCCAGGTTCAATGGACGGCCTTCAACTGACCGCCCTGATCGATACGCGCTGGCCATTGATGAAGGTTGTCGTCACTTCGGGCAAGAAGCTGCCAGACAGCTCTGCGATGCCGGAGCGCGCGCAGTTCTTGTCCAAGCCTTATGCTATTGAGGACGTGGCACGGGCCATCGCCTGAAGTTCACCAGCAGCTAGTGCTGGAAGACGACCAGTCCTGCTGCGGTAGCCATCATCGCGCCGGCCGTCTTGTTGAGACGGCCCAAGGCACGCTCACTGCGGAACATCTCACGCGCTGCCGAAGCGAGCCAGGCGTACCCACAGCCGATCAACAGCAGCACAATCACGACAATGGCGGTCAGTTCCCCGAACGCAACAGGGTTCATCTGGTCAAGCGGTATCACTGTGGGCAGGATTGCCAAGTAGAACACAATGGTCTTGGGGTTACCCATTGTCAGCGAAAAGCCGGCCAGAAAGGTCTTGAGCCAAGCCTCGTTCTTGGGCTTCATCTGCTCGGCGCCGGGGCGAGCAGTCCAGAATTTATAGGCAATATAGAGCAGGTATGCCGCACCGGCCCAGCGGAT
The DNA window shown above is from Devosia litorisediminis and carries:
- a CDS encoding response regulator; this translates as MTKMSGGVVLVVEDEALLLFSIADELRDLGFDVLEARNADEALSRLEAHDEIAAVFTDIDMPGSMDGLQLTALIDTRWPLMKVVVTSGKKLPDSSAMPERAQFLSKPYAIEDVARAIA
- a CDS encoding LysE family translocator, coding for MEPFTLLTFTIAYAIAVLVPGPGVAAVVARALGGGFKGAFPMVLGILAGDLVYFVFAVFGLATIATLFGPVFVLIRWAGAAYLLYIAYKFWTARPGAEQMKPKNEAWLKTFLAGFSLTMGNPKTIVFYLAILPTVIPLDQMNPVAFGELTAIVVIVLLLIGCGYAWLASAAREMFRSERALGRLNKTAGAMMATAAGLVVFQH